A window of Eubacteriaceae bacterium ES3 contains these coding sequences:
- a CDS encoding diguanylate cyclase: MTEQEFTYLYDLLHTSLPTNKIPDDAKDNTMFTDLVNTINHLRKAAADLSYGNLSAPIEGPGYIMDCLKNLQSSLKTLSHTAEQLAEGDFTQHIEYFGDFGAAFNTMTDKLKAVIDDLTETQARLQKSEARHRLLADHADDVIWTMDLNGRFTYVSPSVEKLRGFSVAEVLEQTAEEMLCPGSLIEMQKGLERAINSVTKGLPFNIYRGELEQPCKDGSTVWTEATVSGIYDEEGKFVGMLGVTRDISERRKMEEEIRRLSITDKLTQTYNRLKLDESIDSLFSKANSVGTVFSIIILDIDHFKNVNDRFGHQAGDQVLIDLVGLLNLGVRDSDIVGRWGGEEFLIILPETNKAEALIMAERLRASVADNHFKDVGRVTISLGVTSYNDDLTPEQLISRADSALYQAKQNGRNRVENE, translated from the coding sequence TTGACTGAACAAGAATTTACTTATCTATATGACCTGCTTCATACTTCCCTGCCCACAAATAAAATTCCAGATGATGCCAAAGACAATACAATGTTTACCGACCTGGTCAACACCATCAACCATTTGCGAAAGGCTGCTGCTGACTTAAGCTATGGCAACCTATCTGCTCCAATTGAAGGCCCTGGTTATATCATGGACTGTCTTAAAAACCTTCAGTCTTCCCTCAAAACTTTATCCCATACAGCCGAACAGCTGGCTGAAGGCGATTTTACCCAACACATAGAGTATTTCGGGGATTTCGGGGCCGCCTTTAACACCATGACTGATAAGCTAAAGGCTGTCATTGATGACCTGACTGAGACTCAGGCACGACTTCAAAAAAGTGAAGCCCGCCATCGTCTGCTGGCTGATCATGCCGACGATGTGATCTGGACCATGGACCTGAATGGACGATTTACCTATGTCAGTCCTTCGGTTGAAAAGCTGCGGGGTTTTTCCGTTGCTGAAGTACTGGAACAGACAGCCGAAGAGATGCTTTGCCCTGGTTCTTTAATTGAAATGCAAAAGGGTCTGGAACGCGCCATCAACTCTGTAACCAAAGGCCTGCCCTTCAATATTTATCGCGGCGAGCTGGAACAGCCCTGCAAAGACGGCTCAACCGTCTGGACTGAAGCGACGGTTTCCGGAATCTATGATGAAGAAGGCAAATTTGTTGGTATGCTCGGGGTTACCCGTGATATTTCCGAACGCCGAAAAATGGAAGAAGAAATTCGCCGACTCTCAATTACCGATAAACTGACCCAGACCTACAACCGGCTTAAACTCGATGAAAGTATCGATTCACTTTTTTCGAAGGCGAACTCAGTGGGGACTGTTTTTTCGATCATTATTCTTGATATCGATCATTTTAAAAACGTCAATGACCGTTTTGGGCACCAGGCTGGCGATCAGGTCCTGATTGATCTGGTCGGGCTACTCAATTTGGGCGTTCGCGACTCAGATATTGTGGGCCGTTGGGGCGGTGAGGAATTTCTGATTATTCTACCCGAGACCAACAAAGCCGAAGCACTCATTATGGCCGAGCGTTTAAGAGCATCCGTTGCCGACAATCATTTTAAAGATGTCGGTCGGGTCACTATCAGCCTGGGTGTCACCAGCTACAACGATGACCTGACACCGGAACAGCTAATTTCCCGCGCCGACAGTGCCCTATATCAGGCCAAGCAAAATGGTCGCAACCGGGTTGAAAATGAATAG
- a CDS encoding arylamine N-acetyltransferase, with amino-acid sequence MKEIKAYLERLKIDEMPQVSVEQLKKLHQAHVMTIPFENLTVYKKEPVSLKQDDLYNKIVRQNRGGYCFELNSLFAALLKEIGFDVTSHLARVYRDGYAESGKTHRVNTVELDGNRYLCDVGFGGNGLVTPLLIEENHEEDQNGLKYRLTALDDQTCQLETRIEDDFIPSYAFSLEPCIDADFEIANFFTSAHPESFFRQVLIATRPIPDGRISLMDREVTIRNGEEKQVQGFDSPEAAWAYFESFGQA; translated from the coding sequence ATGAAAGAAATAAAAGCCTATCTGGAACGCCTAAAAATTGATGAAATGCCGCAAGTCAGCGTGGAACAGCTTAAAAAATTGCATCAGGCTCACGTCATGACCATTCCTTTTGAAAATCTCACCGTTTATAAAAAAGAGCCGGTGTCATTAAAACAGGACGATTTATATAATAAAATTGTCCGTCAAAATAGAGGAGGCTACTGTTTTGAATTAAATAGCCTGTTTGCGGCTTTACTCAAAGAGATTGGTTTTGATGTCACCAGCCATCTGGCCAGAGTTTATCGTGATGGCTATGCCGAATCGGGAAAAACTCATCGGGTCAATACAGTGGAATTAGATGGCAATCGCTACCTTTGTGATGTGGGTTTCGGCGGGAATGGCCTGGTTACGCCACTTCTGATTGAAGAAAACCATGAAGAAGATCAAAATGGTCTAAAATATCGGCTCACAGCCCTTGATGATCAGACCTGTCAACTGGAAACAAGGATTGAAGATGACTTCATACCCAGCTATGCTTTTTCGCTGGAGCCTTGTATTGATGCAGATTTTGAAATTGCCAATTTTTTCACCTCGGCTCATCCGGAATCGTTTTTCCGCCAGGTTTTAATTGCCACCCGTCCTATTCCTGATGGCCGAATATCTCTGATGGATCGGGAAGTGACGATTCGTAATGGAGAAGAAAAGCAGGTTCAGGGATTTGATTCGCCTGAAGCTGCCTGGGCTTACTTTGAAAGCTTTGGACAGGCTTAG
- a CDS encoding helix-turn-helix domain-containing protein has protein sequence MGDTYEEKVRRVMTTLNHQEPDKVPIMSMFETFSIPFAGGTIEELNAHPEKEIEYYTTPHRAMYKAFNELAGMLVLDNANQLFYTGLEKISNFLYIYLDNINKDVIMLTQNDIMDLVGINLKNVSRCPKILRDNQVIETRRNRIIVRDREKLRQYCSAAIIS, from the coding sequence ATGGGAGATACATATGAAGAAAAAGTCCGTCGGGTTATGACCACACTCAATCATCAGGAACCGGATAAAGTACCAATTATGTCGATGTTTGAAACTTTTTCGATTCCTTTTGCAGGGGGAACCATTGAAGAACTCAATGCCCATCCGGAAAAGGAAATTGAATATTACACGACACCTCATCGGGCCATGTATAAAGCTTTTAATGAACTGGCCGGAATGCTGGTGCTTGATAATGCCAATCAGCTGTTTTACACCGGTTTGGAAAAAATCAGCAATTTCCTATACATATATCTGGACAATATCAACAAAGATGTGATTATGCTGACACAGAACGACATTATGGACCTGGTGGGAATCAATTTGAAGAATGTTTCCCGTTGTCCGAAGATTCTAAGAGACAATCAAGTCATTGAAACACGCCGGAATCGCATTATTGTCAGAGACAGAGAGAAGCTTCGACAATACTGTTCGGCGGCAATTATTTCATAA